Part of the Flavobacterium alkalisoli genome is shown below.
CGGTATGGATATAGACAAGGGTTTAGGGAATGCCAATAAAATTATGAACCGCCTGTTATTTGACAGTTTTGAGAACTTCGGCCTTCAGATTGTTGAGATTAACGGAGGAAGCCTTCGTAATGCTATTCCGCGTGAGAGCTTTGCTAAGGTTATCATTTCGAGCGTATTTGATGAGGCTTTTGTGTTTGATATGCAGGAGGTTATCAACGATATTAAAACAGAATTCAAAACTACCGAGCCTAACCTTGAAGTTAAGATTGAAAAATCGGGCGATACACCTGCTAAGGTTATGGAACTTGGTGTGCAGGAAGGCCTTGTGCGTGCGCTTTATGCTGCACACAACGGGGTATACCGCATGAGTGCCGATATGGAAAACCTTGTGGAAACGTCAAACAACATTGCAAGGGTAATTGTAAAAGACGGTAAGATACACATTGGGTGCTTAACGCGTTCGTCTGTAGAAACATCTAAGTTTGACCTTGCCAATGCACTTCGTTCGGCATTCGAACTTATAGGCTGTGAGGTAACTTTCTCCGGTACTTACCCGGGATGGACACCTAACGTTAGCTCGCCTATACTTGAGGTACTAAAAGAGATATACGAAAAGCAGAATAACGAGAAACCTCACGTTGTGGCATGCCACGCAGGGCTTGAGTGTGGTATATTAGGTACTAACTACCCTGATATGGACATGATATCGTTTGGCCCTACCATTAAAGGGGCTCACTCTCCGGATGAAAGGGCAAGCATTAAATCGGCTCAAAAATACTGGAAATTCGTACTTGAGATATTAGAAAATATCCCGATGAAAAACTAATATAAGCTGTTTATTTACAGTAAATTAAAATCCCCGCAACAGCGGGGATTTTTTTTATTAAAAACTATCGTAAAATATATACCTTTAAATCGCTTTTAGCGTTATTCAATAAACCACCTTATTTAATGAAAAAGATACTATTTGCGGCATTGTTTGCCTGCATCTTGTTTTCCTGTAAACAAAACAAACCGGAAACGGTAGAGCGTGCCTTTTACTATTGGAAAAGTAACAGATCGTATATTAGTGATATGGAAAGAAAGGTACTTGACTCGGCTCAGGTCACTAAAGTTTATGTAAAGTTTTTTGAAGTGGAAAAGAATGATGTTATGGGTAATATTCCCATTTCAAAAACATCATTGCGTTTTTACGATGTAAAGGATTACTTTACTTTTGTTCCTACGGTTTATTTGCATAACGATGTTTTTTCTAAAATAGATAAAGCCTCACTTGATACCCTGGCTAATAATGTAAACTATCTGATAGATAAGTATGTCAATGATAAGTTGGTGCCCGATGCGGTTACAGAGTACCAAATGGATTGCGACTGGACACCGTCTACTAAAGAAAATTACTTCTATTTCCTTAAAAAGATAAAAGAGCTTTCGGGTAAAAAAATAAGCTGTACGCTAAGGCTCTATCCCTATAAGTATGCCGATAAGATGGGAGTACCTCCTGTAGACAGCGCCATGCTTATGTGCTACAACCTTATTAACCCAATGAAAAACCACGACAAGAATTCGATATTAGATATTGATGAACTGTCGTCTTACCTGGGAGATTTTAATTACCCGCTTCACCTTGATGTGGCTTTACCGCTGTATTCCTGGGCGCATGTGTATCAAAACAATCAGTTTGTACAGGTATTGTATACTGATATTAAGGAGCTTAAAAAGTCCCTTAAACCACAAAAAGACCTGTGGTATGAAGTTACCGAAGATATAGAGGTAAACGATTTTTACTTAAGGAAAGGCGATAAAGTAAAAATTGAAGAAATGAGCGCCGACTATATTAATAAAGCGATTGCCGTTATAACTAAGAAAGTGCCTTTTGATAAAAACATTACGGTAAGCTTTTTCCATCTTGACGAAACACAACTAAGCCCTTATACCCATGAAGAGATTTCAGCTTTTTATACTGGTTTTACTAAGTAGCTGTATTATAGGGTATCCCTGCGGGTATTACCCTTATGGCGATGATGTACGCATGTGCTTTTTTAAGCCTGAAAGTCAGGATTACGACTATTATTCACCATTTTTTTATACCTCACAGTATTTTAACGACATTGAGGCAGATAACGGCACACATGATTTGCCTAACGATATTTTTTGGTATAACTACTGTAATGGTAAAGTACCTATGCCGGTTGTAAAAGAGTGTGTTTATTCTCTTCCTGCCAATGATTTAGACAAGGCTTCACTTAACGGTATGGTTCAGCATCTTATTAATGCCAATGATACCATTGCCCTCAATTATTTAAGATTTGCCAAACAGTGTGAGCCTGCTAACGGGATTTATGATGATCCGTGGGAAAAGGATGAAGAAAGCTTGGTAAAACAAAGACAGGCACTTATAGCAAAGGCTATTGAGTATAGTGAGGCATCCGGTAAAAAGGAATTTAAGCTGCGTTATGCTTTTTTAGCCATACGCCTGGCTTATTACAACGGTAATTATGATACCATTCGCAGTTTGTATAAAGAAGTGTTTTCACAATCGGCAAACAAAGATGTGATATATTACTGGGCAATGCATTTTTATACATTAACTATTGAAGACAAAGCCGAAGCAGCCTATTATGCAGCACAGGTATTTGCCAATGCACCCGACAAACGTTTTGCGGTTTATAGCTCGTTTGAAAAGGATCAGCCGCTGGATGAGGTTTTACGCTTTGCCCAAAACGATAAGGAAAAAGCTAATATTTATGTTTTAGCTGCTCTTAGGAAACTTGACAGGACTTTAGATTATATGGAGAAAGCATATAAACTGGACCCTAATAATGAGGGCCTTGGCTTTATAATGCTAAGGGAAGTAAACAAACTTGAAGACTGGATACATACACCTTACTATACACTTTTTACTCCGGCAGTAACAACAGAAAATTATCCTGAAAGTACAGAAGGAGTTATAATGAAAAGGGTGGAGGAAGACAGACAGTATGCCCGCGAGGTGCTCTTGTTTGTAAATTCTATGAAGACCGACGATGTGTACTGGTTACAGGTAAAGGCTAATTTAGAGTTGCTTACCCAACAGTATAAGGAATGTTTACAGACTGTAAAAAAGCTGAGTAAAAAGAAATTTGATAGTATCGAAGCCAAAAACCAGATTGAAAAGATATATGCTTTGGCACTAACGGCTTCTCAGCAAAAAGGTAAGGCCGTAATTCCTGAAAAGGTAAAACCACTGCTACTAAAGTTTAAGAAAGACCAAAGGTTTGTTTTTGCTATTGGCAGGGAGTTGGAATATAAAGGCAACACTACCGATGCGGCTTTAATGTACTGTAATCTTGATAGTGAGTATTATGGAGAAGAAAACAGATGGAGTTATGTTTTTTGGAAAGACGGAAAAAATACAGGCAATGATTACGACTACTATAGCGACTGGTTTAGTTACATTAATTTTAATTATACGCCGCAGCAAATAGAAGAGCTTATACAAAACATAAATAACAATAAGGCTAACGATTCGTTTTCTGAGTGGAAGTATTCCTGGATAACGACTAAACTAAGTGTTCTATATGACTTATTGGGAACAAAATATATAAGGTTAAATAAACTTGAAGAAGCTGCCGCTGCATATGAAAAGGCGGGGAACAGGCACTGGGAAGACAACTATGGTTTTTGGGAAAGGAAGTCATTTTTTAGTAATGGGAATCAGTTTGATCAAAATCCTTTCTATACGCTTAAATATACTCCGGAGTTTATCCCGATGCGTGATACAATTAAATTGAACAAGTATACGGTAACAAAACAGCTTATCAATTATCTGGCGAAAGCAGAGGATAAAAATGAAAAGGACAGGGACTATTATTATTTCCTTGTGGCCAACTGTTATTATAATATGACCAATTACGGTAACTCATGGATGATGAGGCGTTATTATCAAAGTTATGCCGAGGTAAGAGGGCTAGAAGATGATGAGGAGTATTACGATTGTGTTTTGGCTAAAAAGTATTATTACAAAGCCTTTGAACATGCTAAGACAGATAAGTTTAAGGCACTTTGCTTAAGAATGATAGCTAACTGTAATAAGAATGAAGATGATAAAGAGTTACTTAAATTTGCAACAAGTAAGGAAATGTATGAGGATCTAACCTCTAACTGTACACGATTTGCAGATTATTTTAAAGCAAGACGATAAAACAAAAATCCCCGCTATTGCGGGGATTTTTTATAGTATGATATTGTTTATTTAGTCTTGTGGCGGTGTGTGCGAATACCTGTAGCTTGAACTGATAAATACCAGAGAGTCTGCAGTTAATTTAAATACCTGAGCTTCTACAGAGCCACCTACTATACCCGAAACAGGTGTAACTTTTAGTGTGTGGTCGTCAACCCATTCCCACTGACCAACTCCCTGACCTAATCCGAAATTGGACTGATCCTGAATGTATACACCATCTTCTCCAAAATACTTTGAAGCATAGTCTAATGGGTTATCAGGGTTAGGATACCAGGTTCCGTAAATAAAACTTTGATTTATTCCGTCGTTAACGGCTTCTGATGAATCATCGCTTGAACATGCAAAAAGTAAAAATGCCGGAATAATCAAATAGAAAGCTTTTTTCATTTGTGTAAGGTTTTTGGTTTATAATTTTATAAATATAAAAACTTTAACTAAACAAAAGCTTTTTTTGTAAATAAAATAGTAATAAATCTAACTTAATGTTATTCTATAACGATATTAAACTTATCCAATAAGCCGGTTACGGCAGGTAGTGAGAATTTAGCTTTTTTAATGCGGTTCTGTTCCGGGTCTATGGAGTAGTTTATTGAAGAACGCAAATCGGCTTTTTCCAATATGGTATTTTCAAATATGGCATTTTTAAAATCGCAATTGGTAAACGATGCTTCGGTAAAATCGGTTTCTGTAAGGTCGGCTTCCTGCAGGTTGCAGTTTATAAAGCGCGACTTTTTAAGCTTAAGCTGATAGAACGAAGTAAGGTTTAGGTAGCAGTCGGTAAAATTCATGACCATCAAAAACGGATCGGCAATGCTAAAGTTAAGCCCCGTTAGTTTGCAGTCTTTAAAAAACACCTCCTTAAACCCTGTGCCTTTGCATTTGGCATTACTAAAATTACAATCGGTAAACTCACATTCGGTAAATACTACACCCGTTAAATCTGTTCCCGAGAAATTACAACCCGTAAACGTGCAGTTTTCATATTCGCCTCCGGCAAATGCTGAGGTGGTGCAATCTTTACCTTTAAAATCGATACCTTCTGTAAATTCCATAACTATTTTATTGAAGTGCTAAAATAAGAAAACCCCTGTAATAGCAGGGGGTTTATGTATTAATAAAAAACAAATTATCTTCTTTGAAGAGGAAATTGTTCTGTTGCCGGTTTACCGTTTTTAGTACCAAATATCTCTGCCATAATTGAGTCTGCCGATATCTTGTTGTAAACAATTTTGTTGGGATAGTCGTGTGCCGGATTTTCAAAAACAATCTGTGCATCGGTTGCAGCCGTCATTTCAAAACCTACAGGCTGTTCGTTATTTTGTCCGGGTACGGTAACAATGTAAGTAAGCTTTCCGTTGGCTTCCACAAGATCTGCCTTTTCGGCAAAAACAGTGTCTTTGCTGTTAATTACAAAGTAGGATTCCCCTTTGTAAACCGAATCGTTTTCCTTTTTCCATCGTTCGGTAAGTTCGCCTTCTTCGCTTACGCTTCCCCATTCGCCTAAAAGCCAGTTGGCTTTTTCAAGCTCCTTGTAAGTCTTGGCTTGTGTAACAGGAACGGCTTCGGCATTTTGTGTTGTTTCTTTCTTGCAGGAAAAAGCAATGCAGCCCAGTGCTATTGCAAATAATAGGGTAATGTTTCTTTTCATGATTATAGTTTTGTTTTATAAGGCAAAGATGAGGTTTGCCTTAAAACAAAAATTGTAAAAAAGCGTCATCAGTCATCAAAACTGAAATGTTTTACCATTTCGAGATTTTCAGAGAAGTATTGCTTAGGGTTAAGTCCGGTAAAATCTTTAAAGTCTTTAATAAAATGTGCCTGATCATAAAAGCCTCCCTCATAAGCAATGGTGGTAAAGCTTTTAAACTCCTTATTCTCTATAAGCTGAAGCATGTTTTGAAAACGGGTTATACGGGCAAACAGTTTTGGTGTAATACCCACAGCCGCAGTAAACCTGCGTTCCAGCTGGCGCTTACTTATTTTAAGCTCATCGGCCAATTCGTCTACAGCTATGTTGCCTACACTTTTTATCATGGCATCTACACAGTGCTCCACAGGGGCATTGTCTACCTTATATTCTTTTCTTTTGCCTAAAAGAAACTCCTCTAAAACGGCAACCCGTTCTTCGTTTGTGGAGCAGGCAAGCATCCGTTTTTCCAGCGCCTCACCGTCTTTACCCCAAACCTGAGCTGTGGTAAGAGTATTGCCTGTAAAGGTGTCTACATCAAAATCTATAAAAGGCTGTAATCCGGCGGGATGCATCCTGGCACTAAAAACGCCTATTTTACCCATTGCCTGTAACTCAAAAAAGGTTTTTAGCTGCCCGTGTATAAAGCAGGGCTCCTGAATATGGAATTCTGTTTCCGTATCATATTTCCGCCAACGGTCGCTGTAGTTAAAGATAAGCTCGATGCAGCCATCGGGAAAAATACGCTCCCTTTCATGCTGAAAGCCTTCTTCCATATCTTCTATACTCCAGTACAGCTTTACCTGTTTTGTTAATTGTGGGTTAGGTTTGTAGGTCTTATATTCCATGCCTCCAAATTAACCAAAAAAAAAGACATTAAAATGTCTCTATAGCAAGTATGCCATTTATCGCCGCTCCGGCTTTGTTGCCCGTTGCCACTGCGGTTGCCACACTTCGCATAGGTGTTGTGTTATCTCCGGCAGCATAAATACCTTCTACAGTAGTCTTTTGCAGGAAGTCTGCCTTTAGGTAACCCATTTCGTCCAGCTCGCAGCCCAGTTTTTCGGGCAGCGTACAATGCTGTTTAGGCGTTGGCCTGTAATACACCACTCCAAGAGGAAAAGCCTTTCCGCTGGCAGAGATAAGCGCCTCTGCCTGTCCTTTAGTGTGTTTTACCTTTATTATCCTGTCTTCTATAATGGTAATATTATGTTTGGCAAACTGCTTTAACTGATCGTCGTTAAACTCGGCGGGGCCGTTTGTGTAAATGGTAATGTCATTGGTAAGTTGCAGCAGTAAGGCAGCATAGTGATGGGCAGCTTCGCCGTTACCCACTATACCTGTTTTTTTATTTCTTGCCTCATAGCCGTGGCAGTAGGGGCAATGCACTACAGATATTCCCCAGCAGTCCTCAAAGTTGTCTATTGCAGGCAGGTCATCGGCTACTCCGGTTGTAAAAAGTAATTTAAATGCAGTGACTGTTTTGCCTCCTTTGGTTTGTACGCTAAAAGTATCGTTACGCTTTTGGGCATCGGTAACGGTATCATTTAAAAAACTTACGGTAGGATAGGTCAATACTTCTGCCTTAGCCCTTTGTGCAATATCGGCAGGTGTTTTACCGTCGTTAGTTATAAAGTTGTGGGAGTGGGGCGTATGCCTGTTGCAGGGCTTACCGCTGTCTATAACCAAAACTTTTCGTTGTGAACGCCCTAATGCCATTGCTGCCGAAAGCCCTGAGTAGCTTCCGCCAATGATGATAACTTCGTAATCTGTTTGCATAAATTTGATTTTTTGATTGATGATTGAACCGGGATTGTTTGGCAAATGTATATAAATTTTGTATTATTGCAATGCGATTGCATTAATTTATCGCAACAAAATTGCATTAGTAATGAAAAGACGTAACACACCGGCAAAAAGTACTATAATGACACTGCTTAAGTCGGCAGAGTCGGCCCTTAGTCAGGATATGATAGAGGAGAAGGTAAAAGGGGATATGGACAGGGTAACCATATACCGTGTGCTTAACAGCTTTTGTGAAGACGGTATAACCCACAAGATACTTGCCGATAACGGTAAATATTATTTTGCGCTTTGCGACAGCTGTAACGATGAGGTACACAACCACGATCATTTTCACTTTAGGTGTACCAAATGTGAAAAGGTAGAATGCCTGGACGAGCAGGTAACCATTAAACTGCCCGACGGTTATGTAATGAAGAGCATAAACAGCTGGGTAACCGGAGAATGCAAAAACTGTTCATAAAAAAAGGAGACAAAACTGTCTCCTTTTTTTATTCATTGGTAGGTGCCCCTTTCCTTACAAAGTTTTAAAAAAATTTGAATTTGAATTATAGTGTTGATGATTGCGCCTCTACTTCTGCTATCTTTTCATAGATTTTAGAAAATTCATGAGGCTGTGGGTTGGCATATGTAAAATACATCTTGTTATTCCCTTCAGGGAAAGTCAGTTTGTAGTTTACAGGCCAGTAAGTCGATTCGGTGTCAATAGCATAAACATCACCTTCTACCTGTGTCCAGGTTAGTGCCTGAATGTGCGTACCATCCGGGCAGTTTTTCCTGAAGGCTCCGGTTCCGTCCTGCTGGATTAAGAAAATTTCTCTCTGGCACTCGTCGGCAATAGGAGTATAAACTCCGTCATACATGGTTCCTGTTGCTTTCCAAACGCCAAAAATAGATGCTGGTTGTTGCGATGTTTTATCGGTTCCTGCCATTGTGTTGTCATCTTCCCCGCTACAGGCAGTAACCAATAATAGTAAAAATAGCGGAGCAAGAGTTAAAAATCCTTTTTTTAAGCTTTGCATAATTATTTAACGTGTATTCTTGTAAGGAGGGGGTGCAAAGATATACGCTAAATAAAGAATTGCAGATGTAACAAATGTTAATTAATTGACAGTTAAGTGTTTAATTGTAAGAAAAGACTTAGTAAACAATGCGTTAACAAACACTTTGTAACGGTTTGCGTAAAATACTGTAAATAAAAAAAGCCCGCAAACAGGATGCCTACGGACTTTTAAAAAAAAGATATATTTTTAATAGAAGTATCTTGTATAATACTCTTTGTTAGCTGATTGCCCCGAAGGAACTATAGTCATATCATTACCTTCAAAGAAAATTTGTACTGCATCCTGCAGTGTTCCGTATTCAGAATTAATAGTGTAATATTCATCTGCATTTTTTATCCATGTAAGGCTTTCACTTATATCTCCAATACCACAATAGCGTAATTTAAAATGACCTGTATTAGATGAATATAAGTTTATATATTTTTCGTCACAATCATCGGCTGCTTGATAGTTTCCATCAACTACTTCTCCTGTAAGCTTCCATCTTCCAATTAAATAATCCTGTCTTACAAATACAGAAGTAAATGTACCGTTCACACCATTACCGGTTAAATGGATAGTGTTATCATCTTCCGGAAAAGTTATTGTACCGCTTTGGGCTGATCCATCATAAGAGTCTGTCCATGTGGCGCTATAAGCATCCCCGTTTTTTTCCCAGTTTAAAACAATAGTAGGTTCAGTATAACCACAATCATTAGTTATGTAGTAAGCATTTTTATTGATATTATTTGTAACCAGGCTTACATTGTAGCACTCATCAGTCTCTTCAATAAACTGTCCGTTCTCTATATATCCTATATATCGCCAGTTACCAATAAATCGATCAGAAATAAAATTCGTTGTATCATCATCGCCTGAACATGATACCATAGTGAATATTGCAAAAACTGCAAATGCCTTGAGTAAAAAGTTGTTTACTTTTTTCATAATTAAAAATTGAGTTATTTATTTAGTGTTTATTACTGTTTTTGGAATGCTTATCATCATATGGCATGATGAAAGTAAAACAAGGAAAGACTGCTAAAAAATTAAGCAGGTTGCTGCTTATATTTTTCATGATAGGTAAGGTTTATGGTTAATAGGGTTGCAAATATATATTTTTATTAAAAACTACCTAAACAGATTTTAACTTTAATATATAAAACCAAAATAGCATTAATAGAAAATAATACAGGAAAATTTCGTAATTTTGCACCTCGAAAATAAGGAGACAAAAAACATGTTAGACAGGTTACAGATAATAAAACAGCGCTTTGATGAGATTTCAGACCTTATCATTCAGCCGGATGTGATATCCGACCAAAAGCGTTATGTACAGCTAAATAAAGAGTACAAAGACCTGAAAGGGCTTGTGGAAAAACGCGATGAGTACATTAAAGTAACAGGAAGCATTAAGGAAGCTCAGGAAATTTTAGCCGATGGCAGCGATGCAGAGATGGTGGAAATGGCTAAAATGGAACTTGACGATGCTAAAGAGCGCCTGCCACAGCTTGAAGATGAAATAAAATACATGCTTATACCTAAAGATCCTGAAGACGCTAAAAACGTAATGGTGGAGATTCGTGCCGGTACAGGTGGGGACGAGGCGAGTATTTTTGCCGGAGACCTTTTCAGGATGTATACAAAATACTGCGAAAACCAAGGCTGGAGAACCAGTGTTGTTGATATTAGCGAAGGTACATCGGGTGGATTTAAAGAGGTTATCTTTGAAGTTACCGGAGACGATGTATATGGTACACTTAAGTTTGAAGCCGGTGTACACCGTGTACAGCGTGTACCGCAAACAGAAACTCAGGGACGTATACATACATCTGCAGCGACTGTAATGGTATTACCGGAGGCTGAGGAGTTTGATGTACAAATTGATATGAACGATGTTCGTATTGACCTTTTCTGTTCGTCAGGGCCCGGTGGCCAGTCGGTAAACACAACCAAATCGGCTGTACGTATGACGCACATCCCAACCGGACTTGTGGCACAGTGTCAGGACGAGAAATCGCAGCATAAAAACAAGGACAAGGCTTTACAGGTACTTCGTTCACGTTTATATGAAATGGAACTTGCCAAGAAACAGGAAGCCGATGCAGCTAAGCGTAACTCGCAGGTAAGCAGTGGTGACCGTTCGGCTAAGATTCGTACCTACAACTACCCGCAGGGGCGTGTAACCGATCACAGAATTGGCCTTACACTTTATGACCTAGACGGTGTAATGAACGGAAACATACAAAAGCTTATTGATGAGATACAGCTTGTAAACAATACAGAGAAACTTAAAGAAAGTGAAGTTTACTAAAAAATAAGAATCCCGCCAATCGGCGGGATTTTTTATATTTCAGGCATATAAGTAGAATATAACCCTACCTGATACATGGTGACTTTTCCCTTTTTTATTTCGCTCTTAAATGGTTTCCTTGCCATATCATATATTCATTATCATTTATTTTAAAGATTATGAAAATCATATCTTTAAAGCGTAATTCATTGGTAATGTATTCCTCAAGCGTTATATAATCAGGTAGTTCTTTTTCTTTTAATCTAACAGGCGGATCATAACAAGTAAACCACTTTGAGAATATGGGTCTTTTTATAGGAGTTATTATTTTAGTATAATTAATATTTCTGTTCTCTTCTTTTTGCTTTTTTACTTTGTTTTCATATTCCTTTAAGGCTTTTGCTCTATTGTTTCCATCAATATACTCTTTATAATAAATAGAGAAGTTAGCAGTTAATGAATCTGAAGAAATTTTATAATTGTCAGCATACTCACTTTGAGAGTCATAATATACATAAAGGCGTGTTTTTTTTTCGTCCTGACAAAGACCTTTACTACAAGTGAAAAGTATTAAAAGAGGAAATATGATAAAAGTTCTCATTTTTAAATAAATTAAATGGACAAATATAACTTCATATTCGTTAGAGGAAAAAGAAATAATTATTTAAGCTTAATTTGAACATGAAGGATTAGAGTTTTTATAATTGTTATAAGTGGCTAATATTTGTAAACGTTCCGCCTGAGGAATATTTTGCCAAGCTACTGTTGGATTTTGTGGTAAGCCTGTTTGTGCATTGAATGTTCCTTCACCCATTAGACCAACCCAAGCTATAGCCTCATATACGTCTTCACTTTGTGTATTGTCAAATTCTTTTAAGACCTGAATAATTATATCTCTGTAGTGTTGAGCCATCATTTGATGCTGCGCATCAGATAATTCGCCGTCAATTGCAACATTTGATTCATATCTTAAATAATAATCGTAAAGACCAGGGAAATCATTTTTAAGATTTTCTAAATAATTTTGCCATTGCTCTGATGACCAGCCATTATATAAAGATCCTGTACCAGCTACCATTAATAATTTTCTATAAATTTCTGCATGTAACAACTCATGAATCATCGTGCCTGCAACATCAAGAGGTGGAACCTGACTTAGTACATTTGTACTAAAAACTATTTCAATAGTGTAATTTGAAGGTATATTAGTAATCGCATGATTAGAAGTTGAAGCTGCTGAGAGTTTTAAATGTGCTACAGAAAAATCATCATCAAAATTATTTAAATATTCTTGAAAAGTAGGCGAACCTCCTAATTGATTATATACACTATTTAGACAATCATTATCTTCAAATGTTTGATCTATTATAATTTTAAAAGGCAATAAAACACCAACCTCTTCTTCTTCGCCGC
Proteins encoded:
- a CDS encoding aminoacyl-histidine dipeptidase — encoded protein: MSQEVRNLEPKALWNKFADLNAVPRPSKKEERVIAFMKDFGAKLGLETIEDEVGNVIIKKPATPGMKNRKTIVMQSHLDMVHQKNADTVFDFDTQGIEMYVDGDWVRAKGTTLGADNGLGVATIMAVLESTDIKHPAIEALFTIDEETGMTGAMGLKGGLLNGEILLNLDTEEDDEIDIGCAGGVDVTAERTYNEEEAPENSVGYTITVKGLNGGHSGMDIDKGLGNANKIMNRLLFDSFENFGLQIVEINGGSLRNAIPRESFAKVIISSVFDEAFVFDMQEVINDIKTEFKTTEPNLEVKIEKSGDTPAKVMELGVQEGLVRALYAAHNGVYRMSADMENLVETSNNIARVIVKDGKIHIGCLTRSSVETSKFDLANALRSAFELIGCEVTFSGTYPGWTPNVSSPILEVLKEIYEKQNNEKPHVVACHAGLECGILGTNYPDMDMISFGPTIKGAHSPDERASIKSAQKYWKFVLEILENIPMKN
- a CDS encoding pentapeptide repeat-containing protein, with the translated sequence MEFTEGIDFKGKDCTTSAFAGGEYENCTFTGCNFSGTDLTGVVFTECEFTDCNFSNAKCKGTGFKEVFFKDCKLTGLNFSIADPFLMVMNFTDCYLNLTSFYQLKLKKSRFINCNLQEADLTETDFTEASFTNCDFKNAIFENTILEKADLRSSINYSIDPEQNRIKKAKFSLPAVTGLLDKFNIVIE
- a CDS encoding DUF6265 family protein, with the protein product MKRNITLLFAIALGCIAFSCKKETTQNAEAVPVTQAKTYKELEKANWLLGEWGSVSEEGELTERWKKENDSVYKGESYFVINSKDTVFAEKADLVEANGKLTYIVTVPGQNNEQPVGFEMTAATDAQIVFENPAHDYPNKIVYNKISADSIMAEIFGTKNGKPATEQFPLQRR
- a CDS encoding helix-turn-helix transcriptional regulator → MEYKTYKPNPQLTKQVKLYWSIEDMEEGFQHERERIFPDGCIELIFNYSDRWRKYDTETEFHIQEPCFIHGQLKTFFELQAMGKIGVFSARMHPAGLQPFIDFDVDTFTGNTLTTAQVWGKDGEALEKRMLACSTNEERVAVLEEFLLGKRKEYKVDNAPVEHCVDAMIKSVGNIAVDELADELKISKRQLERRFTAAVGITPKLFARITRFQNMLQLIENKEFKSFTTIAYEGGFYDQAHFIKDFKDFTGLNPKQYFSENLEMVKHFSFDD
- a CDS encoding NAD(P)/FAD-dependent oxidoreductase codes for the protein MQTDYEVIIIGGSYSGLSAAMALGRSQRKVLVIDSGKPCNRHTPHSHNFITNDGKTPADIAQRAKAEVLTYPTVSFLNDTVTDAQKRNDTFSVQTKGGKTVTAFKLLFTTGVADDLPAIDNFEDCWGISVVHCPYCHGYEARNKKTGIVGNGEAAHHYAALLLQLTNDITIYTNGPAEFNDDQLKQFAKHNITIIEDRIIKVKHTKGQAEALISASGKAFPLGVVYYRPTPKQHCTLPEKLGCELDEMGYLKADFLQKTTVEGIYAAGDNTTPMRSVATAVATGNKAGAAINGILAIETF
- a CDS encoding Fur family transcriptional regulator, whose amino-acid sequence is MKRRNTPAKSTIMTLLKSAESALSQDMIEEKVKGDMDRVTIYRVLNSFCEDGITHKILADNGKYYFALCDSCNDEVHNHDHFHFRCTKCEKVECLDEQVTIKLPDGYVMKSINSWVTGECKNCS
- the prfA gene encoding peptide chain release factor 1; translation: MLDRLQIIKQRFDEISDLIIQPDVISDQKRYVQLNKEYKDLKGLVEKRDEYIKVTGSIKEAQEILADGSDAEMVEMAKMELDDAKERLPQLEDEIKYMLIPKDPEDAKNVMVEIRAGTGGDEASIFAGDLFRMYTKYCENQGWRTSVVDISEGTSGGFKEVIFEVTGDDVYGTLKFEAGVHRVQRVPQTETQGRIHTSAATVMVLPEAEEFDVQIDMNDVRIDLFCSSGPGGQSVNTTKSAVRMTHIPTGLVAQCQDEKSQHKNKDKALQVLRSRLYEMELAKKQEADAAKRNSQVSSGDRSAKIRTYNYPQGRVTDHRIGLTLYDLDGVMNGNIQKLIDEIQLVNNTEKLKESEVY